A segment of the Aridibaculum aurantiacum genome:
TCTTCGCTATCCAGGCCCAGGTAAAATAGCTGCTTCAGGCTTAGGTTAGCCTCGTGCATTTTGATGGCAAGGGCTGCAGCGGCTTTGTCTTTCACTTCTTCTACTTCCACGGTGTCAAGTTCGCCTTTTTCATTTACCATCATGATGGTATCGTCTACTTCTCCACCTTCAGCTCTTTGCTCTTCCTCCGTTTCTATGAGTTGAATAAGATTTTCCATCAGGTCTTTGGCGTAGGTAAGCCTTGTGCTAAGCATCTCGTTCAGCCATTCAGAAAAGCCATATTTCTCAAAATGAATCTTGAAAAAATCAGCTACGGTCATATTGGTTGTGTCGTAAATGTATTCTTCATCTGTAAGCTTCAGGTCTATAATGTTCTTCCATCCAAACGTGAAATCAGGATGACGGAGCGTAGTCCTGATGAATGTTTCTGCTTCGTGCAGTTGGTAAAGCGGAAGGTAGTTAAGCGAATCGCGGTTAGGGTAAAATGCCAGCAGCGAATGCCCAGGCACATCTACCAGGTTCTCAATATTAAAAAGCTCTTCATATGACAGCGATACCTGTTGACCGCGTACTTTGTATACAGCACCACTCTTGCCTGCCAGTATAATGTTGCGCGGGTTCCAACTGATCTTGTAATGCCATGGGTTGTTATCGCTTTCAGGTGCTACCAAACCACCACAGTGCGATTTGAAGGAAGTGATTGTTCCGCCCATTGCTTTAATGCGGTGCACCAGTTCCATTGCAGACATATGATCGATCCCTGGGTCTAATCCCATCTCGCATAGAAACAGCAATCCTTTCTGTTTTACTTCTTCTTCCAGTGCTTTTATTTTATCATCAACGTAGGATGCTGTAAGTAAATGCTTTTCGTATTCAAGGCAATCGAGTGCTACGAGGTAGTGGAGTGATGGTGGCAGCAAAGAGATAACTACATCGGCTTGTTTGATGAGTGCATGTCTTTCAAATTCATTTTCCACGTCAGCCTTTACGCCTTTAACGAGGGGATGTGTACCCACTTTAGATTGCACTGCTTCCAGGTTGCCATCAGCTATCGTTACTGAATATTTCTTTTCTGTCGCCAGGTCTTTCAGGTAGTTTATTAAAACAGTTGCTGACTTGCCTGCACCAAATAGAAGGATATGATTCATATG
Coding sequences within it:
- a CDS encoding saccharopine dehydrogenase C-terminal domain-containing protein produces the protein MNHILLFGAGKSATVLINYLKDLATEKKYSVTIADGNLEAVQSKVGTHPLVKGVKADVENEFERHALIKQADVVISLLPPSLHYLVALDCLEYEKHLLTASYVDDKIKALEEEVKQKGLLFLCEMGLDPGIDHMSAMELVHRIKAMGGTITSFKSHCGGLVAPESDNNPWHYKISWNPRNIILAGKSGAVYKVRGQQVSLSYEELFNIENLVDVPGHSLLAFYPNRDSLNYLPLYQLHEAETFIRTTLRHPDFTFGWKNIIDLKLTDEEYIYDTTNMTVADFFKIHFEKYGFSEWLNEMLSTRLTYAKDLMENLIQLIETEEEQRAEGGEVDDTIMMVNEKGELDTVEVEEVKDKAAAALAIKMHEANLSLKQLFYLGLDSEEVLNIGHCTAAQILQHILEEKLKLEPEDKDMVVMMHEIQYELEGYMQEIKSTMIVKGENSTHTAMAKTVGLPLGIAARLILEGKLTQRGLQIPISSSIYIPVLAELEKHDIYFVESIIS